The sequence TTGGATGACTCGTTCGTAAAAGAACCATTTGCCAATGTTTTCGGTAGATTCTACTGAGTATTCTTCGCCGTAGGTAGCGGAGAGAAACTCCATTACTACTTGGGGAATAGTTCCTTCGGTGTGCGGTGTGTAACTGCGACGGGGTGAGGTTTTGGGCCAAGGTTGCACAGGGCGCACGTACATCCAGTCTGGGGCTTTACAAATAATTCTTTCATCAATTGCTGCACATAAGGCAAAATTGGAAACTATTAGCGCATCTTGGCAAAGTTCGGGAAATAGTGTTAAAGGCTGACGCAACGCTGCTGCCAGTAAAGGTTGGTCGGTGTTTTCCACTGGGTCATCGGGTAAGATAAAGTCGTCTGGTAGTAAAGGCCAAGTAATTGCCAGTTTTGGCGCTGGTGTGGGAATGGTGGTAGTCATGATCTCACCTTGCGATCGCCTCTTGTTGAATTTTAATTGATTAATCTAGTCATAAGTTGTGCGAACATTAATGTGTTGAGTAAAGTTATGAGCAACTGGCTATGGTATTACCATTTCCTTCTATCATCAAATCAATTTGGCTGAGGTTATTGACGGTAATTTTAACTGTGATTTTGGCTTTTTTGTGGG is a genomic window of Phormidium ambiguum IAM M-71 containing:
- a CDS encoding Uma2 family endonuclease; the protein is MTTTIPTPAPKLAITWPLLPDDFILPDDPVENTDQPLLAAALRQPLTLFPELCQDALIVSNFALCAAIDERIICKAPDWMYVRPVQPWPKTSPRRSYTPHTEGTIPQVVMEFLSATYGEEYSVESTENIGKWFFYERVIQVPRYVIFRPNTGRIEVYGLESGHYKPQEADESGRYLIPGLDLFLGVWEGTHEDRTGFWLRWWDAQGNLLLWSEEQTEAERQRAEAEHQRAQAERQRAEEAQALLAQERERSQSLFAKLREMGIDPEQI